The Streptomyces sp. NBC_00286 nucleotide sequence GTTGTTCTGCCAAGGGCATGGCTGGTTGGCTACGTTCGGGAGGGATAACCGCTGAAAGCATCTAAGCGGGAAGCCTGCTTCGAGATGAGGACTCCCACCCCCGTTGAGGGGTTAAGGCTCCCAGGAGACTACTGGGTTGATAGGCCAGATCTGGAAGGCGGGTAACCGCTGGAGGTGACTGGTACTAATAGGCCGAGGGCTTGTCCTCAGATGCTCGCGTCCACTGTGTTGGTTCTGAAACCACGAACAACCCCTGTCCTGGGCCACAGGACGGTTGCCGGTTGAGTGTTTCACAGTGTTTCGGTGGTCATAGCGTGAGGGAAACGCCCGGTTACATTCCGAACCCGGAAGCTAAGCCTTACAGCGCCGATGGTACTGCAGGGGGGACCCTGTGGGAGAGTAGGACACCGCCGAACTAAATGTAGAGAAATCCCCCGTGCCATTCGGCACGGGGGATTTTTGCGTTAAAGGCGTCCCGCTGCTTTGAGGGCCAGATAAGCGTCCGCCAAAGCCGGAGGAAGATCGTTCGGTGTGGCGTCCACGACTGTGACGCCATGGCGGATGAGTTGTTCGGCGGTGCGATGGCGTTCTGTCTGAGCTTGGGCTGCTGCTGCGGCCTCGTACACGGCATCTGTGTTTCCCCTTGCCGTGGCCATGTGCTCTATGTGTGGGTCAGCCACTGAGGCAACCAGGACTGTATGGCGCTGGGTGAGGCGGGAGAATACGGGAAGCAGGCCCTCCTCGATGGGGGCCGCGTCGAGGCTGGTGAGAAGCACGATCAGGGAACGGCGTGGGGCTGTGCGGAGGGCGGTGGCGGTGAGGCCGCGTGCGTCTGTCTCGACGAGTTCCGGTTCGAGGCGGGCCATGGCGTTCACCAGGGAGGGGAGGACATCGCCCGCGGCCCGGCCCTGCACCTGGGCACGTACCCGGCGGTCGTACGCGAGGAGGTCCACGCGGTCGCCGGCTCGGGAGGCGAGGGCAGCCAGGAGCAGGGCGGCGTCCATGGAGGCGTCGAGGCGTGGGGCGTCGCCCACGCGGCCCGCCGAGGTACGGCCTGTGTCGAGGACCAGCAGGATGTGGCGGTCGCGTTCGGGGCGCCAGGTGCGTACAGCGACCGTGGTCTGCCGGGCGGTGGCGCGCCAGTCGATGGAGCGGGTGTCGTCCCCGGGGACGTACTCGCGGAGGCTGTCGAATTCGGTGCCCTCGCCGCGGGTCAGGGCGCTGGTGCGGCCGTCGAGTTCGCGGAGGCGGGCCAGCTTTGACGGGAGGTGCTTGCGGCTGGTGAACGGGGGCAGGACGCGTACGGTCCAGGGGACGTTGTGGGTGCCCTGGCGGGCGAGGAGGCCGAGAGGGCCGTACGAGCGGATGGTGACGCTGTCTGCCTGGCGGTCGCCGCGGCGGGTGGGGCGCAGACGGGTCGTGATGCGGCGGCGTTCGCCCGGGGGAATCGTCAGTCGGTGGCGGGATGCGGTGACTTCCGTGCCGGGCTGCCAGCTGCTGGGGGGCCAGGCGTCGCGGATGCGGGCGCGTAGGGGGCGGCCCGTCGGGTTGGTGACCGTGAGGGTGACATCGGCGGCTTCGCCGAGGCGTACGGAGGTGTCTCCGGAGCGGGTCAGGCCAAGGCGGCGTACGGGTGCGGCCAGGGCGAAGTCGCAGGCGCAGGCGAGGGCCAGGGGGATGTTCACGGCGAGGATGCCTGACCAGCCGGGGGCCCAGATGCCGACAGGGAGAGTGCTGAGGGCCGCGATGAGGGCGGCGCGTCCGGTGAGTGCCATCAGCGCGGTACGGGGACGTGGGCGAGGATCGCGTTGATCACGGAG carries:
- a CDS encoding DUF58 domain-containing protein, with amino-acid sequence MALTGRAALIAALSTLPVGIWAPGWSGILAVNIPLALACACDFALAAPVRRLGLTRSGDTSVRLGEAADVTLTVTNPTGRPLRARIRDAWPPSSWQPGTEVTASRHRLTIPPGERRRITTRLRPTRRGDRQADSVTIRSYGPLGLLARQGTHNVPWTVRVLPPFTSRKHLPSKLARLRELDGRTSALTRGEGTEFDSLREYVPGDDTRSIDWRATARQTTVAVRTWRPERDRHILLVLDTGRTSAGRVGDAPRLDASMDAALLLAALASRAGDRVDLLAYDRRVRAQVQGRAAGDVLPSLVNAMARLEPELVETDARGLTATALRTAPRRSLIVLLTSLDAAPIEEGLLPVFSRLTQRHTVLVASVADPHIEHMATARGNTDAVYEAAAAAQAQTERHRTAEQLIRHGVTVVDATPNDLPPALADAYLALKAAGRL